The proteins below come from a single Vicinamibacteria bacterium genomic window:
- the rseP gene encoding RIP metalloprotease RseP, translating into MTTLLAFAFVFGLVVLFHEAGHFFTAKIIGVRVKVFSFGFPPKLIGRKWGDTEYQLCLLPIGGYVKMAGDNPIDATGDPREFMSRTKWERLAIYFAGPLMNLVLTIGILTILFMVGMEKPAGLDDPAFVRFVAEDSPAARSGVRPGDQIVAIDGSSIDTWSDAIDAFIVHANDTLTLTLLRDGERIEKDVLVETRTEDQIPYTGLLPPVQPKVTSLSDDFPAKAAGMQEGDIITRVDDKPIFHFEELIDAIESKGGERVSLSVLRDNETIDFELTPKRANDRWLIGIQFDSAPTVTHQIRNPVLALGAAVNESGRLIRLLYVVLGRLVTGQASVRQMSGPIGIAEASGETARRGARALFLFVAFLSINLGILNLLPIPLLDGGHMAIIALEGLAGRDFSLQVKERILQVGLVMLLLLMATVIYVDLSRIDAIGKYLPW; encoded by the coding sequence ATGACCACTTTGCTCGCCTTCGCCTTCGTTTTCGGGCTGGTCGTTCTCTTTCACGAAGCCGGCCATTTCTTTACGGCGAAGATCATCGGGGTTCGCGTTAAGGTCTTCTCCTTCGGCTTTCCACCCAAGCTCATCGGGCGAAAGTGGGGCGACACCGAATACCAGTTGTGCCTCCTGCCCATCGGTGGCTACGTCAAAATGGCGGGGGACAATCCCATCGACGCCACCGGCGATCCCCGGGAGTTCATGAGCCGCACCAAATGGGAGCGTCTCGCGATCTATTTCGCCGGTCCGCTGATGAACCTCGTTCTCACCATTGGCATTCTCACCATCCTGTTCATGGTCGGCATGGAAAAGCCCGCGGGACTCGACGATCCGGCCTTCGTCCGCTTCGTCGCCGAGGACTCGCCCGCGGCCCGTTCCGGCGTGCGACCGGGGGACCAGATCGTTGCGATTGATGGCTCGTCGATCGATACCTGGAGCGACGCGATCGATGCCTTCATCGTGCACGCCAACGACACCCTGACGCTGACTCTTCTTCGAGACGGAGAGCGCATCGAGAAGGACGTACTCGTCGAGACCAGAACCGAGGACCAGATCCCCTACACGGGTTTGTTGCCTCCGGTGCAGCCCAAGGTGACGAGCCTGTCCGACGACTTTCCCGCAAAGGCAGCGGGAATGCAGGAAGGCGACATCATCACCCGAGTGGACGACAAGCCGATCTTCCACTTCGAAGAGCTCATCGACGCGATCGAGTCCAAAGGTGGCGAGAGAGTCTCGCTCTCGGTTCTTCGTGATAACGAGACGATAGACTTCGAGCTGACGCCCAAACGCGCGAACGACCGTTGGCTCATCGGAATCCAGTTCGACTCGGCCCCCACGGTAACTCATCAGATTCGAAACCCGGTTCTGGCGCTCGGCGCCGCGGTGAACGAAAGCGGGCGGCTGATTCGCCTGCTCTACGTCGTCCTGGGAAGACTGGTCACGGGACAAGCGTCGGTTCGGCAGATGTCCGGCCCGATCGGCATCGCCGAGGCGTCCGGCGAGACGGCGAGGAGGGGGGCGAGAGCCTTGTTCCTCTTCGTCGCCTTCCTGAGCATCAATCTGGGGATATTGAATCTACTGCCCATTCCCCTGCTCGACGGCGGGCATATGGCGATCATCGCTCTCGAGGGCCTGGCGGGTCGTGACTTCAGCCTTCAGGTCAAGGAAAGAATCTTGCAAGTCGGCCTGGTGATGTTGCTGCTTCTCATGGCCACTGTCATCTACGTCGATTTATCGAGAATCGACGCCATCGGCAAGTACCTCCCCTGGTAG
- a CDS encoding 1-deoxy-D-xylulose-5-phosphate reductoisomerase, giving the protein MKGVAILGSTGSIGRSTLRVIERFPRRFRVVGLAAGRNIETFRDQIAAHRPELVSVVEEADARRLRTELDGVQVKSGVEGLVEVATHPDVELVVSATVGAVGLVPTLESIEAGKVVALANKETLVMAGRLMMEAVRRSGASLLPVDSEHNAIHQCLAGRSERLRRIWLTASGGPFRNLSLAEMREVTPEQALKHPTWQMGQKITIDSATMMNKGLEVIEARWLFGASPDRIRVVVHPQSTVHSMVEFEDGSLIAQLGVTDMRLPIQYALTYPERLDSGLSPLDLETPMKLDFEPPDFERFPCLALAYRALELGDTAPAVLNAANEVAVAAFLERRIGFLTIGEVLAETLSRHAPKPAEDLSVVIDADRWAREEAERLLGAYASAN; this is encoded by the coding sequence GTGAAGGGCGTCGCCATTCTCGGATCAACGGGATCGATCGGGAGGAGTACCCTTCGTGTGATCGAGCGGTTCCCGCGACGGTTTCGAGTCGTGGGACTGGCGGCGGGAAGGAATATCGAGACCTTCCGGGATCAAATCGCCGCCCACCGCCCGGAGCTCGTCAGCGTGGTCGAGGAGGCGGATGCCCGAAGGCTTCGAACCGAGCTCGATGGCGTGCAGGTCAAGAGTGGGGTCGAGGGTCTCGTCGAAGTGGCAACTCACCCCGATGTGGAGCTCGTCGTCTCCGCCACCGTGGGCGCCGTCGGGCTCGTTCCCACGCTCGAATCCATCGAGGCGGGGAAGGTCGTGGCCCTGGCGAACAAGGAGACCCTGGTGATGGCCGGCCGGCTCATGATGGAAGCGGTCCGCCGCTCCGGTGCCTCACTCCTGCCGGTGGACAGCGAGCACAATGCGATCCACCAGTGTCTCGCGGGCCGTTCCGAGCGGTTACGCCGAATCTGGCTCACGGCCTCCGGTGGCCCTTTCCGCAACCTCAGCCTCGCGGAGATGCGCGAGGTCACTCCCGAGCAAGCGTTGAAGCATCCCACATGGCAGATGGGTCAGAAGATCACGATCGATTCCGCGACGATGATGAACAAGGGTCTCGAAGTCATCGAGGCCCGTTGGCTGTTTGGCGCGTCCCCCGATCGCATTCGAGTCGTCGTGCATCCGCAATCGACCGTACATTCGATGGTGGAGTTCGAGGACGGCTCGCTGATCGCCCAACTCGGCGTCACCGACATGAGGCTGCCCATTCAATACGCCCTCACGTATCCCGAACGATTGGATAGCGGCCTCAGCCCCCTCGACCTGGAAACGCCGATGAAACTGGATTTCGAGCCTCCCGACTTCGAGCGCTTTCCTTGCCTCGCACTCGCCTACCGCGCCCTCGAGCTCGGTGACACCGCGCCGGCCGTCCTCAATGCCGCAAACGAGGTCGCCGTGGCCGCGTTCCTCGAGCGCCGTATCGGCTTTTTGACCATTGGCGAGGTCCTCGCCGAGACGCTGTCCCGCCATGCTCCGAAGCCTGCCGAAGATCTTTCGGTCGTGATCGACGCGGACCGCTGGGCACGAGAGGAGGCCGAACGCCTGCTCGGCGCCTACGCCTCGGCAAATTAA
- a CDS encoding phosphatidate cytidylyltransferase: MTRILTAAIGVPLLLVIILAGSATLFVALVLGVALAAYRELARLMADVGGPPLPVGYLVVAVTTLAFHPRFPLFQDLLPVAAIVIGVAAVLALGPVRGTNVSIAATVFGAFYLGAPLGSVVWLRTAPTDHQARLWVIFLLAVIMMGDACAFYAGRALGKHRLAPVLSPKKTIEGLAGGLLGSVVTAAALQASYVTWLSPARALALGFVLSLSGVLGDLFESLLKRSAGVKDTSHLLPGHGGLLDRIDSLLFAAPVLFVYVKWTS; this comes from the coding sequence ATGACTCGAATTCTGACCGCTGCCATCGGTGTTCCTCTGCTGCTTGTCATCATCCTGGCAGGCTCCGCCACATTGTTCGTTGCGCTGGTTCTCGGCGTCGCACTCGCTGCCTATCGGGAGCTCGCGCGGCTGATGGCGGACGTGGGCGGTCCTCCGCTCCCCGTCGGCTATCTCGTGGTCGCGGTGACGACTCTGGCGTTTCACCCCCGTTTCCCTCTCTTCCAGGACCTCCTGCCCGTGGCCGCCATCGTGATCGGTGTCGCCGCCGTCCTCGCGCTCGGACCGGTCCGAGGCACCAACGTCAGCATTGCGGCCACGGTCTTCGGGGCGTTCTATCTGGGCGCGCCTCTTGGAAGCGTTGTCTGGCTGCGAACCGCTCCCACGGATCACCAGGCGCGGCTGTGGGTCATCTTCCTCCTGGCGGTGATCATGATGGGGGATGCCTGCGCCTTCTACGCGGGCCGGGCGCTGGGAAAGCATCGCCTCGCTCCGGTGTTGAGCCCCAAGAAGACGATCGAAGGTTTGGCGGGTGGTCTTCTCGGTTCGGTCGTGACCGCGGCCGCCCTGCAAGCGTCTTACGTTACGTGGCTCTCGCCCGCGCGCGCCCTGGCACTCGGCTTCGTTTTGTCGCTTTCGGGAGTGCTCGGCGATCTCTTCGAATCGCTACTGAAACGTTCGGCGGGTGTGAAAGACACATCCCACCTGCTGCCCGGCCACGGCGGCCTTCTCGACCGCATCGACAGCCTCCTCTTCGCGGCGCCGGTGCTTTTCGTTTACGTGAAGTGGACGTCGTGA
- a CDS encoding isoprenyl transferase: protein MSRQDILEVTAEGSIERELFERIDLDRLPRHIAVIMDGNGRWAHRRELPRVEGHLAGIASVREAVETCARLDLSVLTLYAFSVENWKRPKSEVEVLMKLLKQYLHLELPTLMANDVRFRVLGRLQNLPSDVVEELHNGMEMTRNNRGLLFNVALNYGGRAEIVDACQAIVDEAVERGEAPRVDETLLAAKLYTAGIADPDLLIRTSGEMRVSNFLLWQIAYAEIWVTETLWPDFRKRDLFEAIIAFQKRERRYGGIAARSTA, encoded by the coding sequence ATGAGCCGGCAGGACATTCTCGAAGTCACCGCCGAGGGCTCAATCGAACGTGAGCTGTTCGAGCGGATCGACCTCGACCGGCTTCCCCGGCATATCGCGGTCATCATGGACGGTAACGGGCGCTGGGCACACCGGCGCGAGCTTCCCCGGGTGGAGGGCCATCTGGCCGGCATCGCATCGGTACGCGAGGCCGTCGAAACTTGCGCGCGACTTGACCTGTCGGTTCTCACTCTCTATGCATTCTCGGTCGAGAACTGGAAGCGGCCGAAGAGCGAGGTCGAGGTCCTGATGAAGCTTCTCAAGCAGTACCTGCATCTCGAGCTTCCCACATTGATGGCGAACGACGTCCGGTTTCGAGTGCTTGGCCGATTGCAGAACCTCCCCTCCGATGTCGTAGAAGAGCTTCACAACGGAATGGAGATGACTCGGAACAATCGCGGGCTTCTCTTCAACGTGGCTCTCAACTACGGTGGCCGCGCCGAGATCGTCGACGCCTGTCAGGCCATCGTCGACGAGGCCGTCGAGCGCGGCGAAGCCCCCCGGGTCGACGAAACCCTCCTCGCAGCGAAGCTCTACACTGCCGGAATCGCCGATCCGGACCTTCTGATCCGAACGAGCGGTGAGATGCGTGTCTCGAACTTTCTTCTCTGGCAAATCGCCTATGCCGAGATATGGGTGACGGAAACCCTCTGGCCAGACTTCCGGAAGCGCGACCTCTTCGAAGCCATCATCGCCTTCCAGAAACGAGAGCGGCGCTACGGAGGGATCGCGGCCCGCAGCACGGCCTGA
- a CDS encoding polysaccharide biosynthesis C-terminal domain-containing protein has product VLQIMVLAIPIRVVTTALGAICAGFKQVQCGTYADDIGFNLIKLLLAVALLVLGFGITGLAIGYVLAAIGSVSIAFAFANRLFPSSRRRDAKRELRALFAFSVPLYFQRLLNRFGRHVETLFLGYFGVMRDVGIYGAILPLSAIGNMAFDSIRTISAPIISELHSTGSSDELKRFYQVTSKWALTINLPIFATIVLFAETLLSIFGSEFTAGANGLIILAAGAMFNVSTGVCGTVINMTGYSRLGLLNSIVYLVSTIGLAVLLVPKFQLVGAALAGTITIVINNTLRLFQVFFLFDGLLPFGKPTLKPIVAILVAGSLTAYLQHGFWTDQPMAQLLLMGPLLCLAYGILLIAMRLSEDDRVILKKIATRLGF; this is encoded by the coding sequence CGGTTTTGCAAATCATGGTTTTGGCGATTCCGATCCGAGTCGTGACCACCGCGCTCGGTGCTATCTGTGCCGGCTTCAAGCAGGTGCAATGCGGAACCTATGCCGACGACATCGGATTCAATTTGATAAAGCTCCTCCTGGCCGTTGCCCTCCTGGTTCTTGGTTTCGGTATCACCGGATTGGCGATCGGCTACGTGTTGGCCGCGATCGGATCCGTGTCGATTGCTTTCGCCTTCGCCAATCGGCTGTTTCCGTCCTCGCGCCGACGGGATGCGAAACGGGAATTGAGGGCTCTTTTTGCCTTCTCGGTGCCCCTCTATTTCCAACGGCTCTTGAATCGCTTCGGGAGACACGTGGAGACGCTCTTCCTGGGATATTTCGGGGTGATGCGAGATGTTGGCATCTATGGCGCCATCCTGCCCTTGAGCGCGATTGGCAACATGGCATTCGATTCGATCCGTACGATCTCGGCGCCAATCATCTCAGAGCTCCACAGCACGGGATCATCGGACGAGCTCAAACGCTTCTATCAAGTGACCTCCAAATGGGCTTTGACCATCAATCTCCCGATTTTTGCGACCATCGTCCTCTTCGCCGAGACTCTGTTGTCGATCTTCGGCTCGGAGTTCACCGCCGGCGCGAACGGGTTGATCATCCTTGCCGCCGGGGCGATGTTCAACGTCAGTACCGGCGTTTGCGGAACCGTCATCAACATGACGGGATACTCACGACTGGGGCTTCTGAACTCGATCGTCTATCTGGTCAGTACCATCGGGTTGGCGGTCCTGCTGGTACCGAAGTTCCAATTGGTGGGCGCAGCGCTGGCGGGAACCATCACGATCGTCATCAACAACACGTTGCGACTATTCCAAGTGTTTTTCCTCTTCGACGGGCTGTTGCCCTTCGGCAAACCGACCCTGAAACCGATCGTCGCCATCCTTGTCGCCGGCAGCCTGACGGCCTACCTCCAGCATGGCTTTTGGACCGACCAACCCATGGCGCAGCTCCTTCTGATGGGTCCACTCCTGTGCCTCGCCTACGGAATCCTCCTGATCGCCATGAGATTGTCCGAGGACGACCGCGTGATCCTGAAGAAGATCGCGACCCGTTTGGGGTTCTAG